The Pygocentrus nattereri isolate fPygNat1 chromosome 4, fPygNat1.pri, whole genome shotgun sequence genome includes a window with the following:
- the LOC119263179 gene encoding protein turtle-like — protein sequence MQVGLYLLLVLHIAEGCKLNDEKIEEITAYPGGSVLLPCYCTDPQATPGRFTWKKLPSNKTKWEEMSSERIQYRDRVQLVNGHSPGNLSLLISHLTEEDGGWYRCKVEGSIKDISLTVEGCTLTKTTLDITAHTGGSVLLPCSCTELRAKPKTFT from the exons ATGCAGGTTGGTTTGTATCTGCTGCTTGTGCTCCACATTGCTGAAG GCTGCAAACTGAATGATGAAAAGATAGAAGAGATTACTGCATACCCAGGAGGGTCAGTACTGCTGCCCTGTTACTGCACTGACCCACAAGCCACACCTGGGAGATTTACCTGGAAGAAACTCCCctcaaacaaaactaaatggGAAGAGATGTCCAGTGAAAGGAttcagtacagagacagagttcagctggttaatggtcactctccaggaaatctctctctactcatatcacacctcactgaagaggatggaggatGGTACAGATGTAAGGTTGAAGGCAGCATCAAAGATATCAGCCTCACAGTTGAAG GCTGCACTCTGACCAAGACAACATTAGATATCACAGCTCATACAGGAGGGTCAGTACTGCTGCCCTGCTCCTGCACTGAGCTACGTGCCAAACCTAAGACATTCACCTAG
- the LOC119263232 gene encoding junctional adhesion molecule-like has translation MVINWSVSAGCTLKDLGQQEEMTAYTGGSVLLPCYCTDLHTKPEGFIWERDITNRDTWEEISSESEDGGDYRCNVKEKGHVFIKLTVKGCILEKGSEMLSITAHTGGSVLLPCYCTDLHTTPETFTWKKFDTNRSTWQEISNESGQYSTRVQLFNDHSPGNLSLLISHLTEKDGGDYSCRVMNNGSKYIRLTVEAASSPSDIDSKFFIYAAVGGSLLLMVLGGVIYWRYRAQRRGQMEGCERKPDLRRDQEIQTDCEVLYATVNKENKCNKVQETDDVTYSAVVHSNASAPADKLMDTEDTAEYAKLN, from the exons ATGGTCATTAACTGGAGTGTTTCTGCAGGCTGCACGCTGAAAGACCTTGGGCAGCAAGAAGAAATGACTGCATACACAGGAGGGTCAGTCCTGCTGCCCTGCTACTGCACTGACCTACATACCAAACCTGAAGGATTCATCTGGGAAAGAGACATCACAAACAGAGACACATGGGAAGAGATATCCAGTGAGAGTg aggatggaggagatTACAGGTGTAATGTTAAAGAAAAAGGACACGTCTTCATCAAACTCACTGTTAAAG gcTGCATTCTGGAAAAAGGTTCAGAAATGCTGTCTATCACTGCTCATACAGGAGGGTCAGTACTGCTGCCCTGCTACTGCACTGACCTACACACCACACCTGAGACATTCACCTGGAAGAAATTTGAcacaaacagaagcacatggcaAGAGATATCCAACGAGAGTGGTCAGTACAGTACCAGAGTTCAGCTGTTTAATGAtcactctccaggaaatctctctctactcatatcacACCTGACTGAAAAGGATGGAGGAGATTACAGTTGTAGGGTTATGAATAATGGATCCAAGTACATCAGACTCACTGTTGAAG CTGCATCCAGTCCATCAGACATTGATTCGAAGTTCTTCATTTATGCTGCTGTGGGGGGCTCATTGCTGTTGATGGTCCTCGGTGGGGTCATCTACTGGAGATACAGAG CTCAGAGACGAGGACAGATGGAGGGctgtgagaggaaaccagaCCTGAGAAGAGATCAGGAGATACAG ACCGATTGTGAGGTGCTGTACGCTACTGTAAATAAAGAGAACAAGTGCAACAAAGTTCAAGAAACA GATGATGTGACGTACTCTGCTGTAGTCCACAGCAACGCATCAGCACCAGCAGACAAACTGATGGACACTGAAGATACTGCTGAATACGCCAAACtgaactaa
- the LOC108416240 gene encoding uncharacterized protein LOC108416240 isoform X10, with protein sequence MSSERSQYRDRVQLVNGHSPANLSLLISLLTEEDRGWYRCKFEDGSIKDIELTVKGCSPTNHMTTLEITAHTGGSVLLPCSCAELRAKPKTFSWNKYINPNWDMITFESDQYRDRVQLFNGHSPGNLSLLISHLTEGDGGDYRCHLESGYTDISLTVKAAPTLRTSTLPSSTMSSHEAAPTLRTSTLPSSTMSSHEAAPTLKTSTEPSSTMSSHEEAPATKLTPTLSRNIQTSVEPTATISSQTGNSPLTNARAEPPQSLPFVPFGLVTVIILHIIVAVVYHTKRNKVLETARIYYNSADEAVSL encoded by the exons ATGTCCAGTGAAAGGAgtcagtacagagacagagttcagctggttaatggtcactctccagcaaatctctctctactcatatcacTCCTGACTGAAGAGGACAGAGGATGGTACAGATGTAAATTTGAAGATGGCAGCATCAAAGATATCGAACTCACTGTTAAAG GCTGCTCTCCGACCAACCATATGACAACATTAGAGATCACAGCTCATACAGGAGGGTCAGTACTGCTGCCCTGCTCCTGCGCTGAGCTACGTGCCAAACCCAAGACATTCAGCTGGAATAAATACATCAATCCAAATTGGGACATGATAACCTTTGAAAGTGAtcagtacagagacagagttcagctgtttaatggtcactctccaggaaatctctctctactcatatcacACCTGACTGAGGGGGATGGAGGAGATTACAGGTGTCATTTGGAAAGTGGATACACAGACATCAGCCTCACTGTTAAAG CAGCTCCAACACTGAGAACGTCAACTCTACCTTCTTCCACAATGTCTTCTCATGAAG CAGCTCCAACACTGAGAACGTCAACTCTACCTTCTTCCACAATGTCTTCTCATGAAG CAGCTCCAACACTGAAAACTTCAACTGAACCTTCTTCCACAATGTCTTCTCATGAAG AAGCTCCAGCAACAAAACTTACTCCAACACTTTCTAGGAACATTCAAACTTCAGTCGAACCTACTGCCACAATTTCTTCTCAGACCG GAAATTCACCCCTGACCAATGCTCGTGCTGAACCTCCACAGTCTCTGCCCTTTGTTCCCTTTGGCTTGGTGACTGTGATCATTCTCCACATTATAGTTGCTGTGGTTTATCACACCAAGAGAAACAAAG TGCTAGAAACTGCCAGGATTTACTACAACAGTGCTGATGAAGCAGTGAGCCTGTAG